From the genome of Lawsonella clevelandensis, one region includes:
- the serA gene encoding phosphoglycerate dehydrogenase, which produces MSQHARPVVLIADKLAQSTVDALGDGVEIRWVDGPNRPELLAALPEADAVLVRSATTIDAEALAVAEKLKIVGRAGVGLDNVDIPAATARGVMVVNAPTSNIHSAAEHAVALTMSAARQIPAAHQTLRNHEWKRSSFSGTEIFQKTIGVIGLGHIGQLYAQRMKAFDTTVVAYDPYLPAARAAQLGVELVSLDELLSRADIISIHLPKTPETAGLINAEQLAKCKDGVIIVNAARGGLIVEEDLAAALASGKVRAAATDVYSKEPPTDNPLLDAENIVLTPHLGASTAEAQDRAGVDVAKSVLLALAGEFVPDAVNVSGGPVNEEVSPWLELVRKLGLLAGVVSQEPVTALQVVVSGELSAESVGILGLSALRGLFAAATTEAVTFVNAPQLAEQRGVSVEVDTQTEALTHRSVVEVRAVTAEGAVNSVSGALTGLEKVQKIIGINGRSFDMRAEGHNLVLSYEDRPGSLGLFATALGNAGVDIISCALSPDAKGAGATALLRLDRALTEEEMDSISASIGATRAEQVNLA; this is translated from the coding sequence GTGAGCCAACATGCTCGTCCCGTCGTGCTGATTGCCGACAAACTTGCTCAATCGACCGTAGATGCACTGGGTGATGGTGTAGAAATCCGCTGGGTCGATGGTCCGAACCGTCCCGAACTGCTTGCAGCTCTCCCCGAAGCAGACGCCGTGCTGGTGCGCTCTGCCACCACCATCGACGCGGAAGCACTTGCCGTTGCTGAAAAGCTGAAGATCGTCGGCCGTGCCGGCGTCGGTCTCGACAATGTTGATATTCCCGCTGCCACCGCTCGTGGCGTCATGGTCGTCAATGCCCCCACCTCCAACATCCACTCTGCCGCCGAACACGCAGTGGCCCTCACCATGTCTGCTGCCCGCCAGATCCCGGCTGCCCATCAAACTCTCCGCAACCACGAATGGAAGCGCTCCAGCTTCAGCGGTACCGAAATCTTCCAGAAGACCATCGGTGTGATTGGTCTGGGCCACATCGGTCAGCTCTACGCACAGCGGATGAAGGCATTTGATACCACCGTTGTTGCCTACGACCCCTACCTTCCCGCTGCCCGCGCTGCTCAGCTCGGTGTCGAACTGGTGAGCCTGGACGAGCTGCTCTCCCGCGCCGACATCATTTCTATCCACCTGCCGAAGACCCCAGAGACTGCCGGCCTCATCAACGCTGAACAGCTTGCCAAGTGCAAGGACGGTGTGATTATTGTCAACGCTGCCCGCGGCGGTCTCATTGTGGAAGAAGACCTTGCTGCCGCCCTCGCTTCCGGTAAGGTACGGGCTGCTGCTACTGACGTCTACTCCAAGGAACCCCCAACCGATAACCCGCTGCTGGATGCCGAGAATATCGTGCTCACCCCGCACCTGGGTGCCTCCACTGCAGAAGCACAGGATCGCGCAGGCGTTGATGTCGCCAAGTCCGTGCTACTAGCACTTGCAGGTGAATTCGTCCCGGATGCTGTTAATGTCTCCGGTGGCCCTGTCAACGAGGAAGTTTCACCCTGGCTGGAACTCGTCCGCAAACTTGGTCTGCTCGCTGGCGTCGTCTCTCAGGAACCCGTCACTGCCCTGCAGGTTGTCGTTTCTGGCGAACTTTCTGCAGAATCCGTCGGTATCCTGGGTCTCTCCGCCCTGCGTGGCCTCTTCGCAGCAGCCACGACGGAAGCCGTCACTTTCGTCAACGCCCCACAGCTCGCTGAGCAACGTGGAGTTTCCGTTGAGGTGGATACGCAGACGGAAGCTCTCACTCACCGCTCCGTGGTGGAGGTCCGTGCCGTCACTGCCGAAGGCGCCGTCAACTCCGTGTCGGGTGCCCTCACCGGCCTTGAGAAGGTCCAGAAGATTATCGGTATCAACGGACGTAGTTTCGATATGCGCGCCGAAGGTCACAACCTGGTGCTCTCCTACGAAGACCGCCCGGGCTCCCTCGGTCTCTTCGCTACTGCACTGGGGAATGCAGGTGTGGACATCATCTCTTGCGCTCTCAGCCCCGATGCAAAGGGTGCTGGAGCCACTGCGTTGCTGCGTCTTGACCGTGCGCTCACGGAAGAGGAAATGGACAGCATCAGCGCCTCTATTGGAGCAACCCGCGCAGAGCAGGTGAACCTGGCGTGA
- the ilvC gene encoding ketol-acid reductoisomerase: protein MAVETFYCDDADLSIIQGRKVAIIGYGSQGHAHALSLRDSGVEVVIGLREGSKSAAKAEEQGLKVMTNAEAAEWADTIMMLAPDTSQAKIFNEDIKPNLQEGDALFFAHGLNIHFKLIEVPEFVTVAMCAPKGPGHLVRRQFVEGHGVPCLIAVDQDPTGEGQALALSYAKGIGGTRAGVIKTTFREETETDLFGEQAVLCGGLEELIMMGFETLVEAGYAPEMAYFECLHEMKLIVDLIYEGGIANMNYSISDTAEFGGYLSGPRVVGDASREAMRQVLKEIQDGTFVKRLVANVENGNKELEDLRAQVKAHQIESVGADLRDMMSWVKREITETA from the coding sequence ATGGCAGTCGAAACTTTCTACTGTGATGACGCTGACCTGTCCATCATCCAGGGCCGCAAGGTCGCAATCATTGGTTACGGTTCGCAGGGTCACGCTCACGCACTGAGCCTGCGTGACTCCGGCGTTGAGGTTGTTATTGGTCTTCGCGAGGGATCCAAGTCCGCTGCTAAGGCAGAGGAGCAGGGTCTCAAGGTTATGACCAATGCCGAGGCTGCTGAGTGGGCCGACACCATCATGATGCTCGCCCCTGACACCTCTCAGGCCAAGATCTTCAACGAAGACATCAAGCCGAACCTCCAGGAAGGCGACGCCCTCTTCTTCGCGCATGGTCTGAACATCCACTTTAAACTCATTGAGGTTCCCGAGTTCGTTACCGTCGCCATGTGTGCCCCCAAGGGCCCGGGCCACCTCGTCCGCCGCCAGTTCGTGGAGGGCCACGGCGTGCCGTGCCTCATCGCCGTGGATCAGGATCCCACCGGTGAAGGTCAGGCCCTTGCCCTGTCCTATGCCAAGGGCATCGGCGGTACCCGTGCCGGCGTTATCAAGACCACCTTCCGTGAGGAGACCGAAACCGACCTGTTCGGTGAGCAGGCTGTGCTCTGCGGTGGCCTCGAAGAACTCATTATGATGGGCTTCGAGACCCTCGTTGAGGCCGGTTACGCCCCCGAGATGGCCTACTTTGAGTGCCTCCACGAGATGAAGCTCATTGTTGACCTCATCTACGAAGGTGGTATCGCCAACATGAACTACTCCATCTCTGACACCGCAGAATTCGGTGGCTACCTCTCTGGCCCGCGTGTTGTTGGCGACGCTTCTCGTGAAGCCATGCGCCAGGTCCTCAAGGAGATCCAGGACGGCACCTTCGTGAAGCGCCTCGTTGCCAACGTTGAGAACGGCAACAAGGAGCTTGAAGATCTGCGTGCACAGGTCAAGGCTCACCAGATTGAGTCTGTCGGTGCAGACCTGCGTGACATGATGAGCTGGGTCAAGCGCGAGATCACCGAAACCGCCTAA
- the ilvN gene encoding acetolactate synthase small subunit, with protein MTTTHTLSILVEDKPGVLTRVAGLFARRGFNIRSLAVGPTEVEGVSRMTIVTAVDKLPLEQVTKQLNKLINVLKIVEQDSETSVSREIILIKVRCDANNRIQVVQTAELFRAKVIDVAPESVTLEATGTRDKLDALLRVLDAFGIREIVQSGTIALGRGPKSMTATR; from the coding sequence ATGACTACTACGCATACCCTGAGCATTTTGGTGGAAGACAAGCCTGGCGTGCTCACCCGCGTTGCTGGCCTTTTTGCCCGCCGTGGTTTCAACATTCGTTCTCTTGCTGTCGGTCCGACGGAGGTCGAGGGCGTGTCCCGCATGACCATCGTCACGGCAGTCGACAAACTTCCCCTTGAACAGGTGACGAAGCAGCTCAACAAGCTCATTAACGTTTTGAAGATTGTCGAACAGGATTCCGAGACCTCCGTGTCCCGGGAAATCATCCTTATCAAGGTTCGCTGCGACGCTAACAACCGCATCCAAGTTGTGCAGACAGCGGAGCTGTTCCGTGCAAAGGTGATTGACGTGGCCCCTGAGTCTGTGACCCTGGAAGCCACTGGCACCCGCGACAAGCTCGATGCCCTACTGCGCGTGCTTGACGCCTTCGGAATTCGGGAGATTGTGCAGTCTGGCACGATCGCTCTGGGCCGCGGCCCGAAGTCTATGACGGCTACCCGCTAA